In the Pseudomonas sp. ADAK2 genome, one interval contains:
- a CDS encoding acyl-homoserine-lactone synthase, which translates to MHMEEHTLSAMSDELKLMLGRFRHEQFVEKLGWRLPAHPHQAGCEWDQYDTEHARYLLAFNEHCAIVGCARLIPTTFPNLLEGVFSHTCTGAPPKDPAIWEMTRFTTREPQLAMPLFWKSLKTASLAGADAIVGIVNSTMERYYKINGVNYARLGPVTVHHDEKILAIKLSAHREHHRGARPPSAFMPGTLLKDTA; encoded by the coding sequence ATGCACATGGAAGAGCACACGCTGAGCGCAATGAGCGACGAACTTAAACTCATGCTAGGCCGCTTTCGGCACGAACAGTTCGTCGAGAAACTCGGCTGGCGGTTGCCCGCCCATCCGCACCAGGCAGGTTGTGAATGGGATCAATACGACACCGAGCATGCCCGCTACCTCCTGGCGTTCAACGAGCACTGCGCCATCGTCGGCTGCGCCCGCCTTATACCCACCACCTTCCCCAACCTGCTGGAGGGTGTCTTCAGCCATACCTGCACAGGGGCGCCGCCCAAGGATCCTGCCATCTGGGAAATGACGCGCTTCACCACCCGCGAACCGCAATTGGCCATGCCGTTGTTCTGGAAAAGTCTCAAAACCGCTAGCCTGGCGGGCGCTGATGCCATCGTCGGAATCGTCAACAGCACGATGGAGCGTTATTACAAAATCAACGGGGTCAACTACGCGCGGCTGGGGCCGGTCACCGTGCATCATGACGAAAAAATCCTCGCCATCAAACTCTCGGCTCACCGTGAACACCACCGTGGCGCCCGCCCACCTTCAGCCTTTATGCCCGGCACATTGTTGAAAGACACGGCTTGA
- a CDS encoding PhzF family phenazine biosynthesis protein, with translation MHNYVIIDAFASVPLEGNPVAVFFDADDLPPAQMQRIAREMNLSETTFVLKPRNGGDALIRIFTPVNELPFAGHPLLGTAIALGAHTDNHRLYLETQMGTIAFELERQNGSVIAASMDQPIPTWTAMGRDAELLKALGISDSTFPIEIYHNGPRHVFVGLPSIEALSALHPDHRALSSFHDMAINCFAGAGRRWRSRMFSPAYGVVEDAATGSAAGPLAIHLARHGQIEFGQQVEILQGVEIGRPSLMFARAEGRADQLTRVEVSGNGVTFGRGTIVL, from the coding sequence ATGCACAACTACGTCATTATCGACGCCTTTGCCAGCGTCCCGCTGGAAGGCAATCCGGTCGCGGTGTTCTTTGACGCCGATGATTTACCGCCCGCGCAAATGCAACGCATCGCCCGAGAAATGAACCTCTCGGAGACCACCTTTGTGCTCAAACCGCGCAACGGCGGAGATGCGCTGATCCGGATTTTTACACCGGTCAACGAACTCCCGTTTGCCGGGCACCCGTTGCTGGGTACGGCCATTGCCCTGGGAGCACATACCGACAACCACCGGCTGTATCTGGAAACCCAGATGGGCACCATCGCCTTTGAACTGGAGCGCCAGAACGGCAGCGTCATCGCCGCCAGCATGGACCAGCCGATCCCGACCTGGACGGCCATGGGCCGCGACGCCGAACTGCTCAAGGCCTTGGGCATCAGTGACTCGACCTTTCCCATCGAGATCTATCACAACGGCCCGCGCCATGTGTTTGTCGGCCTGCCGAGCATCGAAGCATTGTCGGCCCTGCACCCCGACCACCGTGCCCTGTCCAGCTTCCACGACATGGCGATCAACTGCTTTGCCGGCGCCGGGCGGCGTTGGCGCAGCCGCATGTTCTCACCGGCCTACGGTGTGGTCGAGGATGCGGCCACAGGCTCGGCTGCGGGGCCATTGGCGATTCACTTGGCGCGCCATGGCCAGATCGAGTTCGGCCAGCAGGTGGAGATTCTTCAGGGCGTAGAAATCGGCCGCCCTTCGCTGATGTTCGCCAGGGCTGAGGGCCGCGCCGATCAACTGACGCGCGTCGAAGTATCAGGCAATGGTGTCACGTTCGGGCGGGGGACCATCGTGCTATGA
- the asnB gene encoding asparagine synthase (glutamine-hydrolyzing), protein MCGLTGWVDYTRMLEGETPAIYAMTNTLALRGPDAEGIWKHRHALLGHRRLAVIDLTGGAQPMVYGFSGGQEVSLVYTGEVYNHDELRNELRHAGHEFQTHSDTEVVLHAYLEWGERCCDHLTGMFAFALFDGRDGHLLLVRDRLGIKPLFYARHREGLLFGSEIKAILAHPEFTTALDVTGLVDVLTLSKGTVQTPFRNLMELLPGHLLSWRPNGQVKIQCYWKVRRQEHQDDLQTTVQRTRELVTHALGSQLHADVPVCSLLSGGLDSTALTAIAQRIVKAKTGGNINSFSVDFTGQSEQFKSDDLRPDQDQPFAVLAAKFIGSRHQTVLIDNEELISELAREEVFRAKDVPFTFGDMDTSLNLLFREIRKHWTVAISGEGADEVFGGYGWFRDPQVVASACFPWSSRVQLPAGFINADFNRLCDLAKYQKASYDDALRQVEHLVQDSPYERRMRELCHMHLKRWMVMLLDRKDRLSMCNSLEVRVPFTDHELVEYVYNVPWSIKSKDGEEKWLLKQACADFVPEAVLKRRKSPYPTSADLGYERFLRQSARRLLQDPGNAVFGIVSHAHMAEELRQPEGNFNTQMSRHSLETALALDAWLRLHGMSV, encoded by the coding sequence ATGTGCGGTCTCACAGGGTGGGTAGACTATACGCGTATGCTCGAAGGGGAAACCCCGGCGATTTACGCTATGACCAATACGCTCGCACTTCGCGGGCCTGATGCTGAAGGCATATGGAAACACAGACACGCCCTTCTGGGGCATAGGCGGCTGGCGGTCATCGACCTGACCGGCGGCGCCCAGCCAATGGTCTATGGTTTTTCGGGCGGCCAGGAGGTATCGCTAGTCTACACTGGGGAGGTCTATAATCATGATGAATTGCGCAACGAGCTACGACATGCGGGGCATGAGTTTCAGACTCACAGCGATACCGAGGTTGTGCTGCATGCCTACTTGGAATGGGGCGAGCGTTGCTGTGACCACCTGACAGGCATGTTCGCCTTCGCCCTGTTCGACGGGCGCGATGGCCACCTGCTCTTGGTACGTGATCGCCTTGGGATCAAGCCGCTGTTCTATGCCCGGCATCGTGAAGGGCTGCTCTTCGGCTCAGAGATTAAGGCCATTCTGGCTCACCCAGAGTTCACTACGGCGCTGGATGTGACGGGGTTGGTCGACGTGCTCACGCTGTCGAAGGGGACCGTTCAGACACCTTTCAGAAATCTGATGGAGTTGCTTCCCGGCCACCTCTTGTCCTGGCGACCCAATGGGCAGGTGAAGATCCAGTGCTACTGGAAGGTACGCCGTCAGGAGCACCAGGACGACCTGCAGACGACAGTGCAACGGACCCGCGAGTTAGTCACCCACGCGTTGGGTTCGCAGTTGCATGCCGACGTTCCCGTGTGCTCGCTGCTCTCCGGCGGACTAGACTCCACCGCCCTCACGGCTATTGCGCAGCGTATTGTAAAGGCGAAGACCGGCGGGAATATCAATTCCTTTTCGGTGGACTTCACTGGCCAGTCCGAGCAGTTCAAGAGCGACGACCTGCGTCCCGATCAGGACCAGCCCTTTGCCGTGTTGGCCGCGAAATTCATCGGTAGCCGGCACCAGACCGTCCTCATCGACAACGAGGAACTGATCTCCGAGCTGGCACGCGAGGAGGTGTTCCGCGCCAAGGACGTGCCTTTCACCTTCGGCGACATGGATACCTCGTTGAATCTATTGTTCAGGGAAATTCGCAAGCACTGGACGGTGGCAATCTCGGGGGAGGGTGCCGATGAGGTCTTCGGTGGCTATGGCTGGTTCCGCGATCCCCAAGTCGTGGCGTCCGCGTGCTTTCCATGGTCGTCACGGGTGCAGTTGCCGGCCGGTTTTATCAATGCCGACTTCAACCGCCTATGCGATCTCGCAAAGTACCAAAAGGCAAGCTATGACGATGCGCTGCGACAGGTAGAACACCTAGTACAAGATAGTCCATACGAGCGCCGGATGCGCGAGCTTTGCCACATGCACCTGAAGCGGTGGATGGTGATGCTGCTGGATCGCAAGGACCGCCTGAGCATGTGCAACAGCCTCGAGGTACGTGTGCCGTTCACCGATCACGAATTGGTCGAGTACGTCTATAATGTGCCTTGGTCGATCAAGAGCAAGGATGGCGAGGAGAAATGGCTGCTCAAGCAGGCCTGTGCCGACTTCGTACCGGAGGCGGTGCTCAAACGCAGGAAGAGTCCCTATCCGACCTCAGCCGACCTGGGCTACGAACGCTTCCTTCGCCAGAGTGCACGGCGGCTTCTGCAGGACCCGGGGAACGCGGTGTTCGGTATCGTATCCCACGCCCATATGGCCGAGGAACTGCGCCAGCCCGAGGGCAACTTCAATACGCAAATGAGCCGACACAGCCTGGAAACAGCGCTGGCGCTGGATGCCTGGCTGCGCTTGCACG
- a CDS encoding anthranilate synthase family protein, whose product MERILQPLPEPFALLYRPESSGPGLLDVLIGVMSQPQVLADIELPAPSIGAPRLDVLTLIPYRQIAERGFEAVDDQSPLLAMNITEQQSIGIEQLLGLLPNVPIQLNSERFDLSDARYAEIVSQVIANEIGSGEGANFVIKRTFLAEISEYGPASALSFFRHLLEREKGVYWTFIIHTGSRTFVGASPERHISVKDGLAVMNPISGTYRYPPAGPSLTEVMEFLADRKEADELYMVVDEELKMMARICEDGGHVLGPYLKEMTHLAHTEYFIEGKTRRDVRDILRETLFAPTVTGSPLESACRVIQRYEPQGRAYYSGMAALIGSDGKGGRSLDSAILIRTADIDNSGQVRISVGSTIVRHSEPMTEAAESRAKAAGLIAALKNQTASRFGDHLQVRAALASRNAYVSDFWLMNSQQRQQTQADFSGRQVLIVDAEDTFTSMIAKQLRALGLVVTVRSFSDEYSFDGYDLVIMGPGPGNPSDVQLPKIDHLHVAIRSLLSQQRPFLAVCLSHQVLSLCLGLELQRKAIPNQGVQKQIDLFGNAERVGFYNTFAARSSSDRLDIDGIGTVEISRDSETGEVHALRGPAFASMQFHAESLLTQEGPRIIADLLRHALIHTPVDSSVSAAGR is encoded by the coding sequence ATGGAACGCATCCTGCAACCTTTACCCGAGCCGTTTGCCCTGTTGTATCGTCCAGAATCCAGCGGGCCCGGGCTGCTGGATGTGCTGATTGGCGTGATGTCGCAGCCGCAGGTCCTGGCCGATATCGAATTGCCTGCCCCCTCAATCGGTGCCCCGCGCCTGGATGTGCTGACGCTGATTCCCTACCGCCAGATTGCCGAACGCGGCTTCGAGGCGGTGGATGATCAGTCACCACTGCTGGCGATGAACATTACCGAGCAGCAATCCATCGGCATCGAACAGTTGCTGGGGTTGCTGCCCAACGTGCCGATTCAATTGAACAGCGAACGCTTCGACCTCAGCGACGCGCGCTATGCCGAGATCGTCAGCCAAGTGATCGCCAACGAAATCGGCTCCGGGGAAGGCGCCAACTTCGTGATCAAGCGTACCTTCCTGGCGGAGATCAGCGAGTACGGCCCGGCCAGTGCGCTGTCGTTCTTCCGGCATCTGCTGGAGCGCGAGAAAGGGGTCTATTGGACATTTATCATCCACACCGGCAGCCGCACCTTCGTGGGAGCGTCTCCCGAGCGCCACATCAGCGTCAAGGATGGGCTCGCGGTGATGAACCCCATCAGCGGCACTTACCGCTACCCACCCGCCGGCCCAAGCCTGACGGAAGTCATGGAGTTTCTGGCCGACCGCAAGGAGGCCGATGAGCTGTACATGGTGGTCGATGAAGAGCTGAAAATGATGGCGCGCATTTGTGAAGACGGCGGCCACGTCCTCGGTCCTTACCTCAAGGAAATGACGCACCTGGCCCACACCGAGTACTTCATCGAAGGCAAGACCCGTCGCGATGTGCGCGATATCCTGCGCGAAACCCTGTTCGCCCCGACCGTCACCGGCAGCCCGCTGGAAAGCGCCTGCCGCGTGATCCAGCGCTACGAGCCGCAAGGCCGCGCGTACTACAGCGGCATGGCCGCGCTGATCGGCAGCGATGGCAAAGGCGGACGCTCCCTGGACTCGGCGATCCTTATTCGCACCGCCGACATCGATAACAGCGGCCAGGTACGCATTAGCGTGGGCTCGACCATCGTGCGTCACTCCGAACCGATGACCGAAGCCGCCGAAAGCCGGGCCAAGGCTGCGGGCCTGATCGCCGCGCTGAAAAACCAGACTGCCTCGCGCTTCGGCGACCACCTGCAGGTGCGCGCGGCATTGGCCAGCCGCAATGCCTACGTCTCGGATTTCTGGCTGATGAACAGCCAGCAACGGCAACAGACCCAGGCCGACTTCAGTGGCCGCCAGGTGCTGATCGTCGACGCCGAAGACACGTTCACCTCGATGATCGCCAAACAGCTGCGGGCTCTCGGGCTGGTGGTGACGGTGCGCAGTTTCAGTGACGAGTACAGTTTCGACGGTTACGACCTGGTGATCATGGGCCCAGGTCCTGGCAACCCAAGCGATGTGCAACTGCCGAAAATCGACCATCTGCACGTGGCCATCCGTTCCCTGCTCAGCCAGCAGCGACCGTTCCTCGCGGTGTGCCTGAGCCATCAGGTATTGAGCCTGTGCCTGGGCCTGGAGTTGCAACGCAAGGCCATTCCCAACCAAGGCGTGCAAAAACAGATCGACCTGTTCGGCAACGCCGAACGAGTGGGTTTCTACAACACGTTCGCGGCGCGCAGCTCCAGTGACCGCCTGGACATCGACGGCATCGGCACCGTCGAGATCAGTCGCGACAGCGAGACCGGCGAGGTACATGCCCTGCGTGGGCCGGCGTTTGCCTCCATGCAGTTTCATGCCGAGTCGCTCCTGACCCAGGAAGGCCCGCGCATCATCGCCGACCTGCTGCGGCACGCCCTCATCCACACGCCTGTCGACAGCAGCGTTTCGGCGGCCGGGAGATAA
- a CDS encoding autoinducer binding domain-containing protein, which yields MELGQLLGWDAYFYSTFAQTTNMQEFTTAALKALRELRFDFFAYGMCSATPFMRPKTYMYSNYPKDWIERYQAANYAVIDPTVKHSKVSSAPILWSNELFRGCQDLWSEANDSYLCHGLAQPSFNTQGRVGVLSLARKDNVISLQEFEVLKPVTKAFAAAAHQKISELESDVRVFNTDVAFSGRECDVLRWTADGKTSEEIGVIMSVCTDTVNYHHRNIQRKIGASNRVQAVSYAVALGYI from the coding sequence ATGGAATTAGGACAGCTGTTAGGATGGGATGCTTATTTTTACAGCACCTTTGCGCAAACCACGAACATGCAGGAATTTACGACAGCCGCGTTGAAGGCTTTGCGTGAACTACGGTTTGATTTTTTTGCCTATGGCATGTGCAGCGCAACGCCGTTCATGCGGCCCAAGACCTATATGTACAGTAATTATCCCAAGGACTGGATAGAGCGATATCAGGCCGCGAACTATGCGGTGATCGACCCCACGGTGAAACACAGCAAAGTCTCGTCGGCACCCATTTTGTGGAGCAATGAGCTATTCCGCGGTTGCCAGGACTTGTGGTCTGAAGCTAACGACTCGTATCTATGCCACGGCCTGGCACAGCCTTCGTTCAACACCCAGGGTCGGGTAGGGGTGTTGAGCCTGGCACGCAAGGACAACGTCATCAGCCTTCAGGAGTTCGAAGTATTGAAGCCGGTGACTAAAGCGTTTGCCGCAGCGGCCCACCAGAAAATTTCTGAGCTGGAGAGCGACGTTCGTGTGTTCAATACGGATGTGGCGTTCAGCGGTCGGGAGTGTGATGTGCTGCGCTGGACCGCCGACGGCAAAACCTCCGAGGAAATTGGCGTGATCATGAGCGTGTGCACCGACACCGTGAATTACCATCACCGCAACATCCAACGCAAAATCGGCGCCAGCAACCGCGTGCAGGCAGTGTCTTACGCCGTAGCGCTAGGGTATATCTGA
- a CDS encoding PhzA/PhzB family protein, giving the protein MSTNAARQTTAHDTLELRRKNRATVEQYMRTKGQDRLRRHELFTEDGSGGLWTTDTGAPIVISGKAKLAEHAVWSLKCFPDWEWYNVKVFETDDPNHIWVECDGHGKILFAGYPEGYYENHFLHSFELEDGKVKRNREFMNVFQQLRALGIPVPQIKREGIPT; this is encoded by the coding sequence ATGTCTACTAACGCAGCGCGACAAACAACCGCACACGACACCCTTGAACTGCGCCGTAAGAACCGCGCCACGGTCGAGCAATACATGCGTACCAAAGGCCAGGACCGCCTGCGCCGCCATGAACTGTTTACCGAAGACGGCTCGGGTGGTTTATGGACCACGGACACCGGCGCGCCGATTGTAATCAGTGGCAAAGCCAAGTTGGCCGAGCATGCGGTTTGGTCACTCAAGTGCTTCCCGGATTGGGAATGGTACAACGTCAAGGTATTTGAAACCGATGACCCCAACCATATCTGGGTCGAGTGCGATGGTCACGGCAAGATTCTCTTTGCGGGTTACCCCGAAGGTTATTACGAAAACCACTTCCTGCACTCCTTCGAGCTGGAGGACGGCAAAGTAAAACGTAATCGCGAGTTCATGAACGTCTTTCAACAACTGCGCGCCCTAGGCATTCCCGTCCCGCAGATCAAGCGTGAAGGCATTCCTACTTAA
- a CDS encoding PhzA/PhzB family protein: MSTLLPASGFKDQLELRRKNRATVEQYMRTNGKDRLRRHELFTPNGSGGSWNTETGEPLVFKGHAKLAALGGWLEKCFPDWQFHNVRVFETDNPNHFWVESDGRGETLVPGYPQGYCENHYIHSFELDNGKITQNREFMNPFEQLRALGIPVPKIKREGIPAS, from the coding sequence ATGTCTACTTTGCTTCCTGCTAGCGGCTTTAAGGATCAGCTTGAACTTCGCCGAAAAAATCGCGCCACCGTCGAACAGTACATGCGCACTAACGGCAAAGATCGCCTGCGTCGCCATGAACTGTTCACCCCGAATGGCAGTGGCGGCTCCTGGAACACCGAAACCGGTGAACCCCTTGTATTCAAGGGGCACGCGAAGCTCGCCGCTCTTGGGGGGTGGTTGGAAAAGTGCTTTCCAGACTGGCAGTTTCACAACGTGCGGGTGTTTGAAACCGACAACCCCAACCACTTCTGGGTGGAAAGCGACGGCCGTGGCGAAACCCTTGTCCCGGGCTATCCGCAAGGTTATTGCGAAAACCATTACATCCATTCCTTCGAACTGGACAACGGCAAGATCACGCAAAACCGTGAGTTCATGAACCCCTTCGAACAACTTCGCGCACTGGGCATTCCCGTGCCGAAAATCAAGCGTGAAGGCATCCCCGCCTCATAA
- a CDS encoding isochorismatase family protein → MTGIPLIAPYALPTSRDLPTNLAHWHIDPERAVLLLHDMQRYFLRPLPDALREAVVSNATRIRQWAAYHGVPVAYTAQPGSMSEEQRGLLKDFWGPGMKASPTDREVVDALTPKPGDWLLTKWRYSAFFNSDLLERMHANERDQLILCGVYAHVGVLISTVDAYSNDIQPFLVADAIADFSKEHHWMAMEYAASRCAMVITTDEVVL, encoded by the coding sequence ATGACTGGTATTCCATTGATCGCGCCTTACGCCCTGCCGACTTCCCGCGACCTTCCCACCAACCTCGCGCACTGGCACATCGACCCCGAGCGCGCCGTGCTGTTGCTGCATGACATGCAACGCTACTTCCTGCGGCCCTTGCCGGACGCCCTGCGTGAAGCCGTGGTGAGCAACGCCACGCGCATTCGCCAGTGGGCAGCCTACCACGGCGTGCCAGTGGCTTACACCGCGCAGCCCGGCAGCATGAGCGAGGAGCAGCGCGGCCTGCTCAAAGACTTCTGGGGCCCTGGCATGAAAGCTAGCCCGACCGACCGTGAGGTGGTCGACGCCCTGACGCCCAAGCCTGGTGACTGGCTGCTGACTAAGTGGCGCTACAGCGCGTTTTTCAACTCCGACCTGCTGGAACGCATGCACGCCAACGAGCGCGATCAGTTGATCCTGTGTGGGGTGTATGCGCATGTTGGGGTGCTGATTTCTACCGTGGATGCCTATTCCAACGACATCCAGCCGTTCCTGGTGGCCGACGCGATCGCCGACTTCAGCAAGGAACACCATTGGATGGCCATGGAATACGCCGCTAGCCGTTGCGCCATGGTCATCACCACCGACGAGGTGGTGCTATGA
- a CDS encoding 3-deoxy-7-phosphoheptulonate synthase, whose product MEDLLKRVLSCEAFQQPQWSEPLQLHDAQAYLRDSASLIRVEDILVLRATLARVAAGEAMIIQSGDCAEDMDESAASHVARKAAVLDILAGAFRLVTQQPVVRVGRIAGQFAKPRSNNSERIGDVELPVYRGDMVNGREAICDHRQHDAQRLVRGYRAAQDIMHHLGWKEPAGKEQLSGSPAWTSHEMLVLDYELPQVRQDEQGRVFLGSTHWPWIGERTRQLTGAHVALLSEVLNPVACKVGPDITQDQLLSLCERLDPRREPGRLTLIARMGAHKVADRLPPLVEAVRHAGHKIIWLSDPMHGNTIVAPCGNKTRMVQTITEEITAFKHAVTSAGGVAAGLHLETTPDDVSECASDAAGLSQVASHYKSLCDPRLTPWQAITAVMAWKNLPSSTLAYL is encoded by the coding sequence ATGGAAGACTTACTGAAACGGGTTCTAAGTTGTGAAGCGTTCCAGCAGCCTCAATGGAGCGAGCCCTTACAATTGCATGACGCGCAGGCCTACCTAAGGGACAGCGCGTCACTGATTCGCGTCGAAGACATTCTGGTCCTGCGTGCCACCTTGGCCAGGGTCGCGGCGGGCGAAGCGATGATCATCCAGTCCGGTGACTGCGCCGAGGACATGGATGAAAGCGCAGCCAGCCATGTGGCGCGCAAAGCTGCGGTGCTGGACATCCTGGCCGGTGCGTTCCGGCTGGTGACCCAGCAACCGGTGGTGCGCGTCGGGCGGATTGCCGGGCAATTTGCCAAGCCGCGCTCTAACAACAGCGAACGCATCGGCGATGTCGAACTGCCGGTGTATCGCGGTGACATGGTCAACGGTCGCGAAGCCATCTGCGACCATCGCCAGCATGATGCGCAACGCCTGGTTCGAGGCTATCGCGCCGCGCAGGACATCATGCACCACCTGGGCTGGAAAGAACCGGCCGGCAAGGAGCAGCTCAGCGGCTCTCCTGCCTGGACCAGCCACGAGATGCTGGTGCTCGACTACGAACTGCCGCAAGTGCGCCAGGACGAACAGGGTCGGGTATTTCTCGGTTCAACCCACTGGCCGTGGATCGGCGAGCGTACCCGTCAGTTGACGGGCGCTCATGTGGCACTGCTCAGCGAAGTACTCAACCCGGTGGCCTGCAAGGTCGGCCCGGACATCACCCAAGACCAATTACTGAGCCTGTGCGAGCGCCTGGACCCGAGGCGTGAACCCGGCCGCCTAACCCTGATTGCCCGCATGGGCGCCCACAAAGTCGCCGATCGCCTGCCCCCCCTGGTTGAAGCGGTGCGCCATGCCGGCCATAAGATCATCTGGCTCAGCGACCCGATGCACGGCAACACCATCGTCGCGCCCTGCGGCAACAAGACCCGCATGGTGCAAACCATCACCGAGGAAATCACCGCTTTCAAACATGCCGTGACCTCGGCCGGTGGCGTGGCCGCCGGCCTGCACCTGGAAACCACGCCCGATGACGTCAGCGAGTGCGCCTCCGATGCCGCCGGCCTGAGCCAGGTTGCCAGCCACTACAAAAGCCTGTGCGACCCGCGCCTGACGCCCTGGCAAGCCATTACTGCGGTGATGGCCTGGAAAAACCTGCCTTCCTCCACCCTTGCTTACCTTTGA
- the phzG gene encoding phenazine biosynthesis FMN-dependent oxidase PhzG, translating to MNSSVQGKPLLGKGMSESLTGTLDAPFPEYQTLPADPMCVLRNWLERARRVGIREPKALALATADSQGRSSTRIVVISEISDTGVLFSTHAGSQKGRELTQNPWASGVLYWRETSQQIILNGLAVRLPDTKADEAWLKRPYATHPMSSVSRQSEDLRDVQAMRNAARQLAEVQGPLPRPEGYCVFELRLESLEFWGNGRERLHERLRYDRSETGWRVRRLQP from the coding sequence ATGAACAGCTCAGTACAAGGCAAACCGCTGTTGGGTAAAGGCATGTCCGAATCCCTCACCGGTACACTGGATGCACCGTTCCCCGAGTACCAGACACTGCCCGCCGACCCTATGTGCGTGCTGCGCAACTGGCTGGAGCGCGCACGACGCGTGGGCATCCGCGAACCCAAGGCGCTGGCGCTGGCCACCGCCGACAGCCAGGGCCGGTCCTCTACGCGGATCGTGGTCATCAGTGAGATCAGTGACACCGGGGTGTTGTTCAGCACCCATGCCGGCAGCCAAAAAGGCCGTGAACTGACCCAAAACCCGTGGGCGTCGGGCGTGCTGTATTGGCGCGAAACCAGTCAGCAGATCATCCTCAATGGCCTGGCTGTGCGTTTGCCGGATACCAAGGCTGATGAGGCGTGGCTCAAGCGCCCTTATGCCACGCATCCCATGTCATCGGTGTCGCGCCAGAGTGAAGACCTGCGGGATGTTCAGGCCATGCGCAACGCCGCCAGGCAACTGGCCGAGGTTCAAGGCCCGCTGCCGCGTCCTGAGGGGTATTGCGTGTTCGAGTTGCGACTTGAATCGCTGGAGTTCTGGGGGAATGGGCGCGAACGGTTGCATGAACGGCTGCGCTATGACCGTAGCGAGACAGGCTGGAGGGTGCGGCGTTTACAACCCTAA